AGTTATACCAAGTTATACATAACCTGATGTTTGTTTGTTAATgacaattgaattaattaataaattttaagccAAATTGTGGCCCTATTATTGCATTTtctattttacataaattatattatgtttttaatttaagctATCCTCCGAgccttgataatttttataatttaatcgaccattatatttgtaaaatttcgaagaaagCTCGAAGTGCAGTTTCCTTCTTACacattattttgaacaattttaATACAGTTGATGTAATAGGAGTTTAATAGAGTAAATTCGCgtaaatatgtttttaatttatttattttgggtAAATAATCATGCCCTATATGTATAAGTTGggttataatgaaaattatatcagCTCActgttgaatcagtgaaactCAATGATGAATCAGTGGAAATTCTCACTGTTAAATCAGTGACTACGTTCGCCATTAAAATTCACTGAGTTTACCAGTGAAGTTCACTGAGTAACCAGTGGGATTAAATGGCCGCCAAGACCACTGGTCGAATCAGTGAGTTTTACTAGTCAATCAGTGAGATTTCACTGGCAAACTAGTGAAATTCCACTGATTCAAATTAAGAGAGTATTTAACTATAAAATAAGATCGAACTAAAATTCATACctaactttatataaaattctattcaattatatgttaatttttttccctgGGTACTTAAAACGATAaactatttgttttaaaatgaatagTGTATCTTacctaaaaaaatatgagtactTGTAAATAACACACGATGGCCATGGTCGTGGAAAATGTAAATTTCTTAGTCTATAATTATCCATATATTTCGAACAAGTGTCATTTAAATTGtaacgaaaattatttttcataaaactataaaaacataattggaattattatttatattaacatGATAGTAtactgataaaattattatgaaatgATAAGACATAGATTTATGAAGAGATATaatagaagaaaaagaaaatcaaagaaaaaaaattgattattaatataattatatatatattaaatgaactcaaaaaattcgactatttatttttttggagtctcatattaaatttttttggcttaACATGTTTTGAGAACCTTTTCTTGAAACCAGCTCGatacaatatgtttaaaaagttAAGTAAGAATTTTGATACTtacaaaaatgattgaaattcagattgctttttttttttttaattttttcatcctATTAGCacaaatattttctttctCTAGAGTTAATATCATCTGAAAAATTCAGCTCAAAATATACCCGaagatagcaaaatgacgtcttgatgagttctgaatgagttcctatttatgatttggacgtcttatcaacatcttaaagaagtctttaggaagttctcaagatgtctAATGAACCATctagcgaactcagtaagacgtctttaaaacgagttcttttttctgacttcgcaaataagacttcagtatgaacttaccatgacgtcttaaggagctcctaattttgacttcattaTGACTTcaaagaagttaaaaaaaaaggatacatttagacgtcacaaaactgacgtcttcAAGAAttcttaattaagagttcttaaaaatgataCCTTCAAGAAATCATTATAAGACTGCTTGAGGACGCCTTCAAAAAGACCAAGTAAAGCAGTCATTCCGACTCGAATGCTGTCTGGgtagatttttaattgtagcttaaaaattttgaatattaattcataaaatgtAACTAATAATActtcgaattttatttttgataactcaattattattattctactAAAATATTACTTTTGCGTAACCCGAAATTTACTGGACAACCTTAAGCAATAAAATTGGGTAACATTTTAATGGccaaaatctaaaaattgatttaaaaaaaaagtacgtaaataaataattttttctatgtttCGGGTtctatattcatttattatgcTACAATATTAATGTTcccagacagcattcaagtcGGAATGACTGCTTTACTTGGTCATTTTGAATGCGTCCTCAAGCAGTCTaataatgacttcttaaagatgtcatttttaagaactcttaattaagagttcttgaagatctcagttttgtgacgtctacatgtaagctttttttttaacttctttggtctaaatgaagtcaaaattaggagctccttaagacgtcatggtaagttcatactgaagtcttgtttgcgaagtcagaaaaaagaactctttttaaagacgtcttactgagttcgctaggtggctcattcgacatcttgagaacttcttaaagacttctttaagatgttgatgagacgtccaaatcataaataggaattcattcagaactcatcaagacgtcattttgctatctgggtTAATATTCCCAGGTCGCTCGAAAACGTCCAAAAGACAGTACTCAGAAAcattcgaaatttttgaacgagaaaaaatccgaatttcaatcatttttagaattatcAATATTCTTGAgtgacctcttaaaaattttttatcgagctgattttggAGAGGAATCTTAAaattaaaccaacaaattttcatttgagatttcaaaaaaaatagttggcTTTTATAGGCCACTCTAATGTAcagttatttttacttaaaacagAATTtaggattttatatgttttcgaaaaaaaaaacaagatacaaataaataaattagtaattatctATTAAACTTACATTGAATAGAACTCTGAAAGAAAATTACTGTGACCAGTTTGGAAATCAAcatcacttgaaaaaaaaattgatggcTTTTCGTAATTCGAGCAAGCTTTATGATAGTTTACAATTgctatttttaacaaaaattataagtaaaattaataaatttattattataagaatatttttttgaactacGGTTTTAAATTTACCTGTTCTCAAAAATGGAGGGACATTTTTTCCCGTATTTGAATAAACATTTCGTCTGAAATTATAGCACGCataaagaatatttaatattacaatGTAATTAGAGCGTTAAATGGAATGATctgaataaataagtaattatgtaattgaattaaattactaaCTGTGTCATTACGACTACAACAGTATGAGAGgttaaattaaagaattttttttcctttttcgtGAATTCGTCTACACTGTCTATTGATGAACTCGATAGTTCAGTTGAATTTGGATTTGTATATCCCAAACACGGGCTTGGATGTTTACTCTTCAacagaaaaattcattataagatattattattatcattattacaatttttttttatttttgaaacacTGATAACTTGAAGAGGTTCGATCGCCAGTATTtgtaacattaataataaactcaaGCTAAGTTACAATTTGAATATATCCTTTCGTAAAACTACAGATTTTCGACAAAACAATACTAgacaagtttcaatttttgaacACCAGAATATTCGCTacttataaatttgattttttgaatatgtAACATCAAATTATAGAGCAGCAAGTTCTACGCAACAATCTTACGTGAATTTTACACAAGTCTTTTAAGTACGACAGTAGTTGCCTGTCTGTTCATATGATTACAGTTCGTGCAATAGATACTTATAATGTAGGAAAATCCCTAAACTTCTCCTTGTTTTCAAGCTCGAGAAGTTCAAAagatgaatattttattctcgaaccaaaaaaaaaatgcattctgttgataaaagtaatttttgtcgGACGGTATCTTTGGAAGAAATTGACTGATTAGCATTTACTGTGCGGCAATCAAAAAAGATTGTTGTGAATTAGATctgattcaatttttaggcAAATCTGTGAAGCAGTTTACGAATTATGCCACAGAAatccgaataaaattatttttctaattttgattttccaaataaatcGGCAACTATTCAGCCGatcgacttaaaatttttctaatcaaCTTCGAGTCGTGATGAGCTTTTTTGATTGTcgcaaaataaattgaaatttttttatttgttacaaaGATATCGTACGTCAAAAGTTGTTtgcaaacacacacacacacacacacacacacacacacacacacacacacacacacacacacacacacacacacacacacacacacacacacacgggcTGCCATTCAAAAATAGAATAGTTTTCTAGGACCTAAAAATTCCGACATCTgttgaaaactcgattttcgaaaatcgaaccgAAATCAGCATCtttcctttttttgaaaattttcaatttccatagcaaaaagataaaaaaaaatataaatatttcattctcCCGCttaatattacaaaatgtttGACCACTCAAACGCCTGCCACCcacgtaaaataatatatatatccattcCGTATTACCGACAGTGGATGTAAATCGTTGATAAAGTTGGGTCCAGACTTTgagaagaaaatgaaaaaaaatcactggCAAGATTGTTTCCATTTTTCCTGACCACATGACCAAGTTTAGACATCGGATAATTATCGACCATCAATCGATTTTTTAgcccagattttttattactacagAGGAAAAGTTACAACTTATTGAGGAAagtgaaaaaaagtatttataaatagaattttttttttaatgaatttccCCTCTTTAGGGTGACATTAATGTCACGTGTGTCGACACAGCTtccgtaataattttttttaatctcagtCATAACATTAAGTTTGAAGCATACTGAAGAAAAGTCCATTTTCAGAGCTTTTCCggctaaacaattaattttacgaCTTGAACAcaagaaaccttttttgaagaaaatttaattctctacaatatTGTCTATGACCATTTTTACTGTATCTTTAATagtttttgttaaattttcattttaaaaaattagaatcttaaaatttgtttataacca
The DNA window shown above is from Microplitis mediator isolate UGA2020A chromosome 1, iyMicMedi2.1, whole genome shotgun sequence and carries:
- the LOC130671450 gene encoding uncharacterized protein LOC130671450, which codes for MYYNYIDMMYGNFSSPGIRFAISGIHVPESKHPSPCLGYTNPNSTELSSSSIDSVDEFTKKEKKFFNLTSHTVVVVMTQRNVYSNTGKNVPPFLRTAIVNYHKACSNYEKPSIFFSSDVDFQTGHSNFLSEFYSIFMKNNFRYNLNDTCSKYMDNYRLRNLHFPRPWPSCVIYKYSYFFRTYDCSHIKTT